The following proteins are encoded in a genomic region of Candidatus Neomarinimicrobiota bacterium:
- a CDS encoding VCBS repeat-containing protein, producing MGDRADINSELEGRLLIKDEPLARTRYLSRTVIALALTMLAYLPAQIPTLQFSSSTVPAGDGPRSAILVDLNRDGNRDLAVANINGSTISLLFGDGLGAFMLQDSLITVHKAPHAIASGDFNEDGVVDAVTANRDAHTVALFLGDSEGGFLAPTFFETGLGPRWIAVADFDDDGHADLAVTNRDDDNVSILLGDGYGNFDAAGSVYSGDGPVPIVAADFNGDGYIDLAVGNDRSDSLVVLAGDGTGGFAFSWGVPVGESPKNIAVGDLNQDGLSDLAVACLLGGTVTLLLTDDQGGFTVSSYPAGGGSFAVVIQDFDGDGRSDLAVADGVDHQVAVLLADGLGGFAQAQTFPTGLAPHALLSGDFNRDGRPDLAVPNTGDNTVTILINETPLQASVHEVAVIQKLYTDFFPDPIISPVGQPLRLHITTNAGEHRNTLRINPFFNETDVLREGKILQVEFTPLISGTFQIRNLGHGFTGDIIIVDDSIAVDQTLRDNGQ from the coding sequence TTGGGAGATCGCGCCGACATTAATTCTGAGCTAGAAGGCCGGTTGCTAATCAAGGACGAGCCGCTGGCCCGAACAAGATATCTATCGAGAACCGTTATCGCTCTGGCTCTGACCATGCTTGCATACCTGCCGGCCCAGATACCAACACTCCAATTTTCCTCCAGTACGGTCCCAGCCGGCGACGGCCCCCGTTCGGCAATCCTTGTTGACCTGAATCGTGACGGCAACCGTGATCTGGCCGTGGCAAATATTAACGGTTCCACTATTTCGCTGCTATTTGGGGATGGTTTAGGGGCCTTCATGCTCCAGGATTCCCTCATTACTGTACACAAAGCTCCCCACGCCATTGCATCAGGGGACTTCAATGAAGACGGTGTGGTGGATGCCGTGACGGCTAACAGAGATGCCCACACAGTGGCATTATTCCTGGGGGACAGCGAGGGAGGATTTCTTGCTCCGACTTTCTTTGAGACCGGCCTTGGGCCGCGCTGGATAGCGGTGGCGGACTTCGATGACGATGGACATGCCGACCTGGCGGTTACGAATCGGGACGATGACAACGTTTCCATTCTGCTCGGCGATGGCTACGGCAATTTTGATGCTGCAGGCAGCGTTTACTCCGGAGATGGGCCGGTGCCCATCGTTGCAGCTGATTTCAACGGCGATGGCTATATCGACTTGGCGGTGGGCAACGACCGAAGTGACTCACTGGTGGTGCTGGCCGGAGATGGCACCGGCGGCTTCGCATTTTCATGGGGTGTCCCCGTAGGAGAGTCACCGAAAAACATAGCAGTGGGGGACCTGAATCAGGACGGATTGTCTGATCTAGCGGTGGCCTGCTTATTGGGGGGAACGGTCACGCTCCTGCTTACGGATGATCAGGGCGGATTTACGGTATCCTCCTACCCGGCTGGGGGGGGATCTTTTGCGGTCGTCATCCAAGATTTTGACGGTGACGGCAGATCGGATCTGGCAGTAGCCGATGGTGTGGACCACCAGGTAGCGGTGTTGCTCGCTGATGGGCTGGGTGGGTTCGCTCAGGCGCAAACGTTTCCAACGGGCCTTGCTCCGCATGCCCTACTGTCCGGCGATTTCAATCGCGATGGCCGGCCGGATTTGGCTGTGCCCAACACCGGTGATAACACGGTCACGATCCTCATAAACGAGACGCCACTCCAGGCATCCGTGCACGAGGTAGCGGTCATTCAGAAACTATATACGGATTTCTTTCCCGATCCAATTATTTCACCCGTTGGTCAACCTTTGCGGCTGCATATCACCACGAATGCAGGTGAACATCGCAATACATTGCGCATAAATCCTTTCTTTAATGAAACTGACGTGTTGCGCGAAGGCAAGATTCTGCAGGTGGAGTTTACGCCACTCATATCTGGCACATTTCAAATTCGTAATCTCGGTCATGGATTTACGGGTGACATCATCATTGTGGACGATTCAATCGCAGTGGATCAAACATTAAGAGATAACGGCCAG